Proteins encoded within one genomic window of Rhizobium acidisoli:
- a CDS encoding alpha-ketoacid dehydrogenase subunit beta, producing the protein MTRMTMIEAVRSAMDVSMAKDDNVVVFGEDVGYFGGVFRSTQGLQAKYGRTRCFDTPISESGIVGTAIGMAAYGLKPCVEIQFADYMYPAYDQLTQEAARIRYRSNGDFTCPIVVRMPTGGGIFGGQTHSQSPEALFTHVCGLKVIVPSNPYDAKGLLIAAIEDPDPVMFLEPKRLYNGPFDGHHERPVTPWSKHDLGEVPDGHYTIPIGKAEVRREGSAVTVVAYGTMVHVALAAAEDAGIDAEVIDLRSLLPLDLDTIVKSVSKTGRCVVVHEATLTSGFGAEVAALVQEHCFYQLEAPVVRVAGWDTPYPHAQEWDYFPGPGRVGRALAEVMEA; encoded by the coding sequence ATGACCAGGATGACGATGATCGAGGCGGTGCGCAGCGCCATGGACGTCTCGATGGCGAAGGACGACAATGTCGTGGTTTTCGGCGAGGATGTCGGCTATTTCGGCGGTGTCTTCCGCAGCACGCAAGGGCTGCAGGCAAAATACGGCAGAACCCGCTGCTTCGACACGCCGATCAGCGAATCCGGCATCGTCGGCACGGCGATCGGCATGGCGGCCTATGGGTTGAAGCCCTGCGTCGAAATCCAATTCGCCGATTATATGTATCCGGCCTATGACCAGCTGACGCAGGAGGCGGCGCGCATCCGCTACCGTTCCAACGGCGATTTCACCTGCCCGATCGTTGTGCGTATGCCGACTGGCGGCGGCATCTTCGGCGGCCAGACGCATAGCCAGAGCCCGGAGGCGCTCTTCACCCATGTCTGCGGGCTGAAGGTGATCGTGCCGTCCAACCCTTATGACGCCAAAGGCCTGCTGATCGCGGCGATCGAGGATCCGGATCCCGTGATGTTCCTGGAGCCGAAGCGGCTCTATAACGGCCCCTTCGACGGCCATCACGAGCGGCCGGTCACACCCTGGTCGAAACATGATCTCGGCGAGGTGCCCGACGGTCATTACACGATCCCGATCGGCAAGGCGGAAGTACGGCGTGAGGGATCGGCGGTAACAGTGGTTGCCTACGGCACGATGGTGCATGTGGCGCTTGCCGCCGCCGAAGATGCCGGCATCGACGCCGAAGTGATCGATTTGAGAAGCCTGCTGCCGCTCGACCTCGATACGATCGTCAAATCGGTTTCGAAGACCGGGCGCTGCGTCGTCGTGCATGAGGCAACGCTGACGTCGGGCTTCGGTGCGGAGGTGGCAGCCCTGGTGCAGGAACATTGCTTCTATCAGCTCGAAGCCCCGGTTGTGCGCGTCGCCGGCTGGGATACGCCCTATCCGCATGCGCAGGAGTGGGATTATTTCCCTGGTCCCGGCCGTGTCGGGCGGGCGCTTGCCGAAGTCATGGAGGCCTGA
- a CDS encoding polysaccharide biosynthesis protein → MPENSPSETSRSRWLLVPMQALVAPLLAMPRVAKRALALLVDSSFCVLTIWLAYCFRLNEWTVLTGVQWLPVFVSLCMALPIFIVMGMYRAIFRYANLAAFITVLKAIAIYGFAFMTIFTALSVPGVPRTVGILQPFLLLIGIGLSRLGIRYWLGDAYQRILHKNMLAKVLIYGAGKAGRQLAAALTNSAELNVVGYLDDDPRLKGGVMGGLPIYDPSDLPVLAETLGVHNVLLALPSASRQRRNEILEHIRKARVNVRTLPDLTALAQGRVAVSDIRELEIEDLLGREAVAPRQELLDKAMRNKVVMVTGAGGSIGGELCRQILRNAPSSLILLDQNEFALYNIDAELRKLAELYEHENLQIVPILCSVRDQDRMEHIIQSWRPQTLYHAAAYKHVPLVEHNAVEGIKNNVMGTLVAARAARKYGVSNFVLISTDKAVRPTNVMGASKRLAEMVLQALAAESATDRLRTNFSMVRFGNVLGSSGSVVPLFRQQIKEGGPVTLTHREITRYFMTISEASQLVIQAGAMGEGGDVFLLDMGEPVRIADLARKMVELSGLSVRDNNTPEGDIELSVTGLRPGEKLYEELLIGDNPETTEHPRIMKAREDFLLWPELLKRLNSLNAALDRNDMAAARAILAELVSGYSSTGEVSDLAFTGAETNTAA, encoded by the coding sequence ATGCCTGAAAATTCTCCCTCTGAGACATCGCGCTCACGATGGTTGTTGGTGCCGATGCAAGCGCTCGTCGCCCCTTTGCTGGCGATGCCGCGGGTTGCCAAACGCGCTCTGGCATTGCTGGTGGATTCCAGCTTTTGTGTTCTGACGATCTGGCTGGCCTATTGCTTCCGGCTGAATGAATGGACGGTGCTGACCGGCGTGCAGTGGTTGCCGGTTTTCGTTTCGCTGTGCATGGCGCTTCCCATCTTCATCGTCATGGGTATGTATCGGGCGATCTTCCGTTATGCCAATCTGGCCGCGTTCATCACCGTTTTAAAGGCGATTGCGATCTACGGCTTCGCCTTCATGACGATATTTACGGCTCTCAGCGTGCCGGGTGTTCCGAGAACCGTCGGCATTCTTCAGCCTTTCCTGCTGCTGATCGGGATCGGGCTGTCGCGGCTGGGTATCCGTTATTGGCTGGGCGATGCCTACCAGCGTATCCTTCACAAGAATATGCTCGCGAAGGTCCTCATCTATGGGGCGGGCAAGGCCGGGCGGCAACTTGCGGCTGCCCTGACGAACAGCGCCGAACTCAACGTCGTCGGCTATCTGGATGATGATCCGCGCCTCAAGGGCGGCGTCATGGGCGGCTTGCCGATCTATGACCCCTCGGATCTTCCGGTGCTTGCCGAAACCCTTGGCGTGCACAATGTGCTTCTTGCTTTGCCATCTGCCTCCCGCCAGCGGCGCAACGAAATCCTGGAGCATATCCGCAAAGCCAGGGTGAATGTTCGTACATTGCCGGATCTCACGGCACTCGCTCAGGGACGTGTCGCCGTCTCCGATATTCGTGAGCTGGAGATCGAAGATCTGCTGGGGAGAGAAGCGGTCGCGCCGCGGCAGGAATTGCTCGACAAGGCGATGCGCAACAAGGTGGTGATGGTGACGGGCGCCGGCGGCTCGATCGGCGGCGAGTTGTGCCGCCAGATTCTGCGCAATGCGCCTTCCAGCCTGATCCTCCTCGATCAGAACGAGTTTGCGCTTTACAATATCGATGCCGAATTGCGGAAGCTGGCCGAACTCTACGAGCATGAAAATCTGCAGATCGTTCCGATCCTCTGTTCCGTCCGCGATCAGGACCGCATGGAGCATATCATCCAGAGCTGGCGGCCGCAGACGCTCTATCATGCCGCCGCCTACAAGCATGTGCCGCTTGTCGAACATAATGCCGTTGAAGGCATCAAGAACAACGTCATGGGCACGCTTGTTGCGGCGCGCGCGGCGCGTAAATACGGCGTCTCGAATTTCGTGCTGATCAGTACGGATAAGGCCGTGCGTCCGACAAATGTGATGGGCGCCAGCAAGAGGCTGGCGGAGATGGTTCTGCAGGCGCTCGCCGCAGAATCGGCAACCGACAGACTGCGGACGAATTTTTCCATGGTCCGCTTCGGAAACGTCCTCGGCTCCTCCGGATCCGTCGTGCCGCTTTTCAGGCAGCAGATCAAGGAAGGCGGCCCCGTTACCCTGACGCACCGTGAAATAACCCGCTATTTCATGACCATTTCGGAAGCCTCGCAGCTCGTCATCCAGGCCGGCGCGATGGGCGAGGGCGGCGATGTTTTCCTGCTCGATATGGGAGAGCCCGTTCGCATCGCCGATCTTGCCCGCAAGATGGTGGAGCTGTCCGGTCTGAGCGTCCGCGACAACAACACCCCCGAAGGCGATATCGAGCTTTCCGTGACCGGCCTCAGGCCGGGCGAGAAGCTCTATGAAGAACTGCTGATCGGGGATAATCCGGAAACAACCGAACATCCCCGGATCATGAAGGCGCGTGAGGATTTCCTGTTGTGGCCGGAGCTTTTGAAGAGGCTCAACTCGCTCAACGCGGCATTGGATCGGAACGATATGGCCGCTGCACGTGCGATATTGGCCGAGCTTGTTTCGGGCTATTCGTCGACGGGTGAGGTCTCGGATCTGGCATTCACCGGCGCCGAAACCAATACGGCCGCCTGA
- the repB gene encoding plasmid partitioning protein RepB: MARKNPFLNVMNETPADENRDVLNYAIKGASKSILSSIDELAARADRLLEGETVVELDPDLIDASFVRDRIEDDEQEFGQLLLAIRERGQDSPILVRPHPMLTGRYMVVFGHRRLRAARVLGRRVRAVVKELKDSDHLVAQGQENSARANLSFFEKAMFASEIARLQLDGDNAIILSALSVDRATLSKMLAVASMPGEVLDSLGAAKGIGRDRWYELKTLLERPSNLEKALAFVKSDEFGAKSGDDRFNALLIHIKAAGRPVPSKSVSTSKWVSEDKSVTADVKSDGRNYTLALKAKDAIAFGDFLSESLTDLYKAYRRRNGN, translated from the coding sequence ATGGCTCGAAAGAACCCATTTTTGAACGTCATGAATGAAACGCCGGCAGACGAGAACCGCGATGTTCTGAACTACGCGATCAAAGGTGCGTCCAAATCGATCCTGAGTTCGATCGACGAGCTTGCGGCACGTGCAGACCGATTGCTTGAGGGTGAGACAGTCGTTGAACTTGATCCTGACCTGATCGACGCGTCGTTCGTGCGCGATCGCATCGAGGATGACGAGCAAGAATTCGGGCAGCTGCTTCTGGCCATTCGCGAGCGGGGCCAGGATAGCCCCATTTTAGTCCGGCCACACCCGATGCTGACGGGGCGCTATATGGTCGTGTTTGGCCATCGGCGTCTACGCGCGGCGAGGGTATTGGGACGAAGAGTTCGTGCCGTTGTCAAAGAATTGAAGGATAGCGACCATCTCGTTGCGCAGGGGCAGGAGAATTCGGCCCGCGCCAACCTGTCGTTTTTCGAGAAGGCGATGTTTGCAAGTGAGATTGCGCGGCTCCAATTGGATGGGGACAACGCGATCATTCTCTCGGCGCTCTCCGTGGACCGGGCCACTCTGTCGAAGATGTTGGCAGTGGCGAGCATGCCCGGCGAGGTGCTTGATTCCCTTGGCGCGGCGAAGGGCATCGGCCGGGATCGCTGGTACGAGCTGAAGACACTATTGGAGCGGCCCTCAAATTTGGAGAAGGCGCTTGCCTTCGTCAAGTCCGATGAGTTTGGCGCGAAAAGTGGCGATGATCGCTTCAATGCCTTGCTCATCCACATCAAAGCCGCGGGTCGGCCGGTTCCATCAAAATCGGTGAGTACGTCCAAATGGGTTTCCGAGGACAAGTCTGTTACTGCCGATGTGAAGAGCGACGGGCGGAATTACACGCTTGCCCTGAAGGCCAAGGATGCTATCGCGTTTGGAGACTTCCTGTCCGAAAGCCTGACCGATTTGTATAAGGCCTATCGACGCCGTAACGGTAATTAG
- the lpdA gene encoding dihydrolipoyl dehydrogenase, with translation MKEIVCKLLVIGAGPGGYVCAIRAGQLGIDTVIVEAGKPGGTCLTVGCIPSKALIHAAEEFDATQKMLAGKNPMGIRVEGASIDLGRTIAWKDGIVGRLTGGVSGLLQKSRVKIVHGRAHFRDGKTVEVETETGQQIIRAETVVIATGSDPVELSNLPFGGRVISSTEALSLTELPKKLVVVGGGYIGLELGTAFAKMGSEVTVVEATPQVLPLYDAELVRPVLRRLTDMSIHVLTGAKAIGLTDNGEALIAETSDGRRETLPADRILVTVGRRPRTAGSGLEELDLDRAGPYLRIDDRCRTSMRGIYAIGDVTGEPMLAHRAMAQGEMVAEIIAGKKRAWDKRCIPAICFTDPEIVSAGLSPAEARAQGYEVRTGQFPFSANGRAMTMLSEEGFVRVVARADTNLVLGLQAVGAGVSELSAAFALAIEMGARLEDIAGTIHAHPTRSEAVMEAALKALGSALHI, from the coding sequence ATGAAAGAAATTGTCTGCAAGCTCCTTGTCATCGGCGCCGGTCCGGGCGGTTATGTCTGCGCCATCCGCGCCGGCCAGCTCGGCATCGATACCGTCATCGTCGAGGCCGGCAAGCCGGGCGGCACCTGCCTGACGGTCGGCTGCATACCCTCCAAGGCGTTGATCCATGCGGCCGAGGAATTCGACGCCACGCAAAAGATGCTCGCCGGTAAGAACCCGATGGGCATCCGTGTCGAAGGCGCCTCGATCGATCTTGGCAGGACGATTGCCTGGAAGGACGGCATTGTCGGCCGGCTCACAGGCGGCGTCTCCGGACTGCTGCAGAAGTCCCGGGTCAAGATCGTCCACGGCCGGGCTCACTTCCGCGACGGCAAGACGGTGGAGGTGGAAACGGAGACCGGCCAGCAGATCATCCGCGCCGAGACCGTGGTGATCGCCACCGGCTCCGATCCGGTGGAGCTTTCCAACCTGCCGTTCGGCGGCCGGGTCATTTCCTCGACGGAGGCGCTGTCGCTGACGGAGCTGCCGAAGAAGCTCGTCGTGGTCGGCGGCGGTTATATCGGGCTCGAACTCGGCACCGCTTTTGCCAAGATGGGCTCGGAAGTGACGGTCGTCGAGGCAACGCCGCAGGTGCTGCCGCTCTATGATGCCGAGCTGGTGCGGCCCGTCCTGCGCAGGCTGACCGATATGAGTATCCACGTTTTGACCGGCGCGAAGGCAATCGGTCTTACCGACAACGGCGAGGCATTGATCGCCGAAACCTCCGATGGTCGGCGAGAGACCCTGCCGGCGGACCGCATTCTCGTCACCGTCGGCCGCCGCCCGAGAACCGCAGGCTCCGGTCTCGAAGAGCTCGATCTCGATCGCGCCGGCCCTTATCTGAGGATCGACGACCGCTGCCGCACCTCCATGCGCGGGATCTATGCGATCGGCGACGTGACCGGCGAGCCGATGCTGGCCCATCGAGCCATGGCGCAAGGGGAGATGGTGGCCGAGATCATCGCGGGCAAGAAGCGCGCCTGGGACAAGCGCTGCATTCCGGCCATCTGTTTCACCGATCCGGAGATCGTCAGCGCCGGCCTTTCGCCGGCGGAAGCGCGGGCGCAAGGCTATGAAGTCCGCACCGGCCAGTTTCCGTTCAGCGCCAATGGACGAGCAATGACGATGCTGTCGGAGGAAGGCTTCGTGCGGGTCGTTGCCCGCGCCGATACCAACCTCGTTCTCGGCCTGCAGGCGGTGGGGGCAGGCGTCTCCGAACTCTCGGCGGCTTTTGCGCTGGCGATCGAGATGGGCGCGCGCCTGGAAGATATCGCCGGCACGATCCACGCACATCCGACCCGCAGCGAAGCGGTGATGGAGGCGGCGCTGAAAGCCCTGGGGAGTGCTCTGCATATTTAG
- a CDS encoding dihydrolipoamide acetyltransferase family protein translates to MGEFIIKMPDVGEGVAEAELVEWHVKAGDPVREDMVIAAVMTDKATVEIPSPVNGTVIWLAGEVGDRIAVKAPLVRIETAGDAGEAQPVQISQAPVAETTKIEAAKPAPAAPAPAAAPAEKPLAAPSVRLFARENGVDLRQVQGTGPAGRILREDIEQFLAQGTAPVTAKNGFARKTATEEIKLTGLRRRIAEKMVLSTSRIPHITYVEEVDMTALEELRATMNGDRREGHPKLTVLPFLMRALVKAISEQPEVNATFDDDAGLITRYSAVHIGIATQTPAGLTVPVVRHAEACGIWDCAAEMNRLAEAARSGTATRDELLGSTITISSLGALGGIVSTPVINHPEVAIIGVNKIATRPVWDGAQFVPRKMMNLSSSFDHRIIDGWDAATFVQRVRTLLETPALIFIEG, encoded by the coding sequence ATGGGCGAATTCATCATCAAGATGCCCGATGTCGGGGAAGGCGTCGCCGAGGCCGAGCTTGTCGAATGGCATGTGAAGGCGGGAGATCCGGTCCGCGAGGACATGGTGATCGCCGCCGTCATGACCGACAAGGCGACGGTGGAAATTCCCTCTCCCGTCAATGGCACCGTCATCTGGCTTGCCGGCGAGGTCGGAGACCGTATTGCGGTCAAGGCGCCGCTGGTGCGGATCGAGACGGCGGGCGATGCCGGCGAGGCCCAGCCCGTGCAGATCTCGCAGGCGCCGGTTGCCGAGACAACGAAAATCGAGGCTGCGAAGCCTGCTCCGGCAGCGCCGGCTCCTGCGGCTGCACCGGCTGAAAAGCCGCTCGCCGCGCCTTCCGTGCGGCTCTTCGCCAGGGAAAACGGCGTCGATCTCAGGCAAGTGCAGGGGACGGGACCGGCCGGGCGTATCCTGCGCGAGGATATTGAGCAGTTCCTGGCTCAGGGAACCGCGCCTGTGACGGCCAAGAACGGTTTTGCCAGGAAGACGGCGACCGAGGAGATCAAGCTGACCGGCCTGCGCCGCCGCATCGCCGAGAAAATGGTGCTCTCCACCTCGCGCATCCCCCACATCACCTATGTGGAGGAAGTCGATATGACTGCGCTGGAGGAATTGCGCGCCACCATGAACGGCGACCGCAGGGAAGGTCATCCGAAGCTGACGGTTCTGCCCTTCCTGATGCGGGCGCTGGTCAAGGCGATTTCCGAGCAGCCCGAGGTCAACGCCACCTTCGACGACGATGCCGGCCTCATCACGCGTTACAGCGCCGTGCATATCGGCATCGCCACGCAGACGCCGGCCGGGCTGACCGTGCCGGTGGTGCGGCATGCGGAAGCCTGCGGCATCTGGGATTGTGCCGCCGAGATGAACCGGCTGGCGGAAGCGGCGCGCTCGGGCACGGCGACACGCGACGAGCTTTTGGGCTCGACGATCACCATCAGCTCGCTCGGCGCGCTCGGCGGCATCGTCTCGACGCCGGTCATCAATCATCCTGAAGTGGCGATCATCGGCGTCAACAAGATTGCGACGCGCCCCGTATGGGACGGCGCGCAATTCGTGCCGCGCAAGATGATGAACCTCTCCTCCAGCTTCGATCATCGCATCATCGACGGCTGGGATGCGGCGACCTTCGTGCAGCGCGTCCGCACGCTGCTCGAAACCCCGGCGCTCATTTTCATCGAAGGCTGA
- a CDS encoding sugar transferase, with translation MDLKRAVDFFLALIVSMVLFVPILIVAVCVRFTSPGPILYWSKRVGRFNRIFLMPKFRSMRVDTPTVATHLLDNPDRFLTPIGSFLRKSSLDELPQLWCILRGRMSFVGPRPALYNQDDLIELRTAQGVDQLLPGLTGWAQINGRDELPVPEKVKFDVEYLRRRSFGFDMRILFLTAGKVIRRKGIRH, from the coding sequence ATGGACTTGAAACGGGCGGTGGATTTTTTCCTGGCTTTGATTGTTTCGATGGTCCTGTTCGTTCCGATCCTTATCGTCGCTGTTTGTGTTCGCTTTACCTCGCCCGGACCCATCCTCTATTGGTCAAAACGTGTCGGCCGTTTCAATCGGATCTTCCTGATGCCGAAATTCCGCAGCATGCGCGTCGACACGCCAACGGTCGCCACGCATCTGCTCGATAATCCGGATCGGTTTTTGACACCCATCGGCTCGTTTCTGCGCAAATCGAGCCTCGACGAACTGCCGCAACTCTGGTGCATTCTGAGGGGCAGGATGAGTTTCGTCGGCCCACGGCCGGCGCTTTATAATCAGGATGATCTGATCGAGCTGCGGACGGCCCAGGGTGTCGACCAGCTTCTGCCCGGATTGACCGGGTGGGCGCAGATCAACGGCCGCGACGAGTTGCCTGTTCCGGAGAAGGTGAAATTCGACGTCGAATATCTGAGGCGGCGTTCATTTGGCTTCGACATGCGCATCCTGTTTCTGACCGCAGGCAAGGTAATCCGCCGCAAGGGAATACGGCACTAG
- a CDS encoding IS66 family transposase: MTKRRLPMVEHADTLSLKALRELVTGLVERADRAEIRIEKLEADNRKLREENDLLRVENTRLKVDNQLLRDEIARLKNLPPRPPFRPSGMEQATSDKTVAGSRKPARRRGPKGDKGSVTREEVLPANAPPGSRFKGYKDCVVRDLVVRAEVVRYRRECWVTPDGRTIVAPLPAGIKGGYGARLRRFCLMLHSHGQVTTQRLTTLLNDVGVEISKRQVIRFLTERLDGFHAEDAAVLHAGLVSAPFVTVDDTGARHANRNFHTTQIGGEYFTAFRTAPSKSRLNFLALLRGNYQDYVLNDAAFTFLEDRQVDPALLAHLNTCEPRRFANQVPFLAYLAEHGVDIFDSDALRPFAEAGIWGSIRHHGLVGNAVIVSDDAGQFRVGTHALCWVHAERLLHKLMPATPGQVKHVETLRELIWLFYKLLKDYQRRPSRRAAQGLQVRFDRIFSIRTGYGDLDKLLSRLKRRKAELLRVLERPETPLHTNASERDLRGFVIKRKISGGTVSRNGRQARDSMLGLMKTCQKLGLSFWHYLGDRLGIGDDDHRVPPLPSMVAARA, from the coding sequence ATGACGAAGCGCCGCCTCCCCATGGTCGAGCATGCCGACACGCTGTCGCTGAAGGCGCTGCGGGAGTTGGTGACTGGTCTGGTGGAGCGGGCTGATCGGGCAGAAATCCGGATCGAGAAGCTTGAGGCTGACAACCGAAAGCTTCGTGAAGAAAACGACCTGCTCAGGGTAGAGAACACGCGGCTGAAGGTCGACAACCAGCTTCTGCGCGACGAGATTGCGCGGCTCAAAAACCTGCCGCCGCGCCCACCCTTCAGGCCATCGGGCATGGAACAGGCAACGAGTGACAAAACGGTTGCCGGCAGCCGAAAGCCTGCGCGGCGTCGCGGGCCGAAAGGCGACAAGGGCAGCGTCACGCGCGAAGAGGTGCTGCCTGCCAACGCACCACCCGGATCGCGCTTCAAGGGCTACAAGGATTGCGTGGTGCGGGATCTGGTCGTGCGGGCCGAAGTGGTGCGCTATCGCCGCGAATGCTGGGTGACTCCGGATGGACGCACGATCGTCGCGCCGCTGCCTGCGGGGATAAAGGGCGGCTACGGCGCCAGGCTGCGTCGCTTCTGCCTGATGCTTCATAGCCATGGGCAGGTGACGACGCAGCGATTGACGACCTTGCTGAACGATGTCGGCGTCGAGATTTCCAAACGCCAGGTCATCCGGTTTTTGACAGAGCGGCTGGATGGCTTTCATGCCGAGGATGCTGCCGTGCTGCATGCGGGCCTGGTCTCGGCTCCCTTTGTCACAGTTGACGACACTGGCGCCCGTCATGCCAACCGCAATTTCCATACGACACAGATCGGAGGCGAGTATTTCACCGCCTTCCGCACGGCGCCGTCGAAGTCGCGGCTGAACTTTCTGGCCCTGCTGCGCGGCAACTATCAGGACTATGTTCTCAACGATGCCGCCTTCACCTTTCTGGAAGATCGTCAGGTCGACCCCGCCCTTCTGGCGCATTTGAATACATGTGAACCGCGGCGGTTTGCCAATCAGGTTCCGTTTCTCGCGTACCTGGCCGAACATGGCGTCGATATCTTTGACAGTGACGCTCTTCGCCCGTTTGCCGAGGCCGGCATCTGGGGCTCCATCCGCCATCATGGCCTGGTCGGCAATGCGGTGATTGTCTCCGACGATGCCGGACAATTCCGTGTCGGCACCCATGCGCTGTGTTGGGTTCACGCCGAACGTTTGCTGCACAAGCTGATGCCGGCAACACCCGGCCAAGTGAAGCATGTCGAGACGCTGCGCGAGCTGATCTGGCTTTTTTACAAACTTCTGAAAGACTACCAGCGAAGACCTAGTAGGCGAGCGGCCCAAGGCCTTCAGGTCCGGTTCGATCGGATATTCTCCATCCGCACCGGCTATGGCGACCTCGACAAACTCTTGTCTCGGTTGAAGCGCCGCAAGGCCGAGCTGCTGCGGGTTCTGGAGCGGCCTGAGACGCCGCTGCATACGAACGCCTCGGAAAGAGATCTGCGCGGCTTTGTCATCAAGCGAAAGATTTCCGGCGGCACGGTCAGTCGCAACGGCCGGCAGGCGCGTGACAGCATGCTCGGTCTGATGAAGACCTGCCAGAAGCTTGGCCTGTCGTTCTGGCACTACCTTGGCGACCGGTTGGGCATCGGCGACGACGATCATCGTGTTCCGCCACTCCCTTCCATGGTTGCGGCACGCGCCTGA
- the repA gene encoding plasmid partitioning protein RepA: MSAVSSLPSFEFDDKILMQGAEISRKLDQLRLENFPPDARKTLRKFSVAEVAHYLGVTPSNLKRLYLDGKGPTPIAMSGNRRYYTAHQMLELRYFLDRTGKTEAKRYVPHRKQTDKLQVIAVVNFKGGSGKTTTAAHLAQHLALTGHRVLAVDLDPQASLSALHGFQPELDKNPSLYDSIRYDDERKLISDIIMPTNFPGLDIIPANLELQEYEYDTPLAMQSGTEGKRFFTRFGKVLEDVDSRYDVVVVDCPPQLGYLTLTALTAATSVLITVHPQMLDLMSMSQFLLMLGNITKTIKKAGANVRMDWLRYLITRFEPTDIPQVQMLGFMQSMLAQEILRSPMVKTTAISDAGLTKRTLYELDRSNFTRETYDRAMECMDAVNFEIQGLIHKAWGRL, from the coding sequence ATGAGCGCGGTCAGTTCGTTACCGTCATTCGAATTTGACGACAAAATCCTGATGCAAGGAGCGGAGATATCGCGCAAGCTTGATCAATTGCGTCTGGAGAATTTTCCGCCCGATGCCAGAAAGACCCTTCGAAAGTTTTCGGTGGCTGAAGTTGCGCACTATCTGGGCGTCACGCCAAGCAATTTGAAGCGTCTGTACCTCGACGGCAAGGGCCCAACTCCGATCGCAATGTCTGGAAATCGTAGGTACTATACTGCGCACCAGATGCTGGAGCTCCGCTACTTTCTCGACAGGACCGGGAAAACCGAAGCTAAGCGGTATGTTCCGCATCGCAAGCAAACCGATAAGCTTCAAGTCATTGCGGTTGTCAATTTCAAGGGGGGGTCTGGCAAGACGACGACGGCCGCTCATCTTGCCCAGCACCTTGCGCTGACTGGGCATCGCGTTCTGGCTGTCGATCTCGATCCTCAAGCGTCTCTTTCCGCTTTGCACGGGTTCCAGCCGGAATTGGATAAAAACCCCTCGCTCTACGATTCTATCCGCTATGATGACGAACGCAAACTTATCTCCGACATCATAATGCCCACCAATTTTCCCGGTCTTGATATTATTCCCGCCAATCTGGAACTGCAGGAATACGAGTACGACACGCCGCTGGCCATGCAGTCCGGGACCGAAGGCAAGCGGTTTTTCACCCGTTTTGGAAAAGTGCTCGAAGACGTGGATAGCCGTTATGATGTCGTCGTGGTGGATTGCCCGCCGCAACTGGGGTATCTCACCTTAACCGCACTCACTGCTGCCACATCTGTTTTAATTACCGTCCATCCACAGATGCTGGATTTGATGTCGATGTCGCAGTTCCTCCTCATGCTCGGCAACATTACGAAAACAATCAAGAAGGCGGGCGCCAATGTGCGAATGGATTGGCTGCGCTACCTGATCACTCGCTTTGAGCCTACCGACATTCCTCAGGTCCAGATGCTTGGTTTCATGCAATCAATGCTGGCTCAGGAGATCCTAAGGAGCCCGATGGTGAAAACGACGGCGATTTCGGATGCCGGCCTGACCAAGAGAACCCTTTATGAGTTAGATCGCTCAAATTTCACCCGCGAGACCTACGATCGCGCGATGGAATGTATGGATGCAGTTAATTTCGAAATCCAAGGCCTAATTCATAAGGCATGGGGGAGACTTTGA